A region from the Leguminivora glycinivorella isolate SPB_JAAS2020 chromosome 3, LegGlyc_1.1, whole genome shotgun sequence genome encodes:
- the LOC125224654 gene encoding exosome complex exonuclease RRP44, giving the protein MWTTKTFLTKTKRGNILKIVREHYLRDDLLCGSEACVICPHKDDEIVLESTPKSICALFEEPHYLVLDTNVVLHQIDVLEEDALTNVIVLQTVLDEVKHQNTAIFQRLLEIIGNKKRKFYSFVNEHHKDTYVERNPGEKQNDRNDRAIRKAVSWYASHLSTNNTAGSFPEVVLLTDDENNRKLAQEEGIKCCSVKDYIENVNGFPGLVDKLSKNVIPESCAKDALYPAHLTLGQIRTDVKHGKLYQGTFHASRDNFLEGTASVSGFDKPILLQGHIGINRAVDGDLVAVEVFPKEEWRKPSDIVLEDKADDPGDLLEEEAVLLKNAKPTSDDEITPTGKVVGIIRRKWRQYCGILMPSKFPGATRHLFTPAERRIPRVRIETRQSDVLASQRILVALDSWPRNSRYPLGHFVRALGPIGDKDAENEVLLLEHDVPHARFSEAVLACLPPTDWTITDEEVKKRVDLRGITICSVDPPGCTDIDDALHARSIPGLTHELFERQVGVHIADVTHFVRPNTALDKEAALRSTTVYLVDKRIDMVPDLLSSNLCSLRGGEERLAFSCVWEIDENANILSTKFHKSVIKSAAAMTYEEAQLTIDDANRHDAVATSLRILNALAKKLKKKRMDNGALLLASPEIRFQVDSETHDPIEVQAKKIVDTNSMVEEFMLLANVSVAEKLAAEFPQCALLRRHPSPPPGNFTSFLKAARQQGFEIDVATNKSFSASLDAARIPDRPFFNTLLRIMATRCMQQAVYFSSGSLAQEEFYHYGLACPIYTHFTSPIRRYADVIVHRLLAACIGADVTHATLLDTKEAGAICDNLNYRHRQAQYAGRASVALNTHILFKNRVETESAVVLAVKRNAIQVLIPKYGLEGPIYLPEDKFTYNEEENIQICGGTTLKTFDELTVRLSLDSTNPQHRKLAFQLVQPHIPGMDYLYV; this is encoded by the exons CGCGCTAACGAACGTGATCGTATTGCAAACAGTACTGGATGAAGTGAAACATCAGAACACGGCCATATTTCAAAGATTGCTTGAGATTATAGGCAACAAGAAAAGGAAGTTTTACTCATTTGTAAATGAGCATCATAA aGACACATATGTAGAACGAAATCCAGGCGAGAAGCAAAATGACAGGAATGACAGAGCTATCCGTAAAGCAGTCTCGTGGTACGCCTCTCACCTGTCAACTAACAACACTGCTGGCTCATTCCCGGAGGTGGTTCTCCTTACTGACGATGAGAACAACAGGAAGTTGGCCCAGGAGGAAGGGATTAAATGCTGTTCTG TCAAAGACTACATTGAAAATGTCAATGGTTTCCCCGGATTGGTGGACAAATTGTCCAAGAATGTGATACCAGAAAGCTGCGCTAAGGATGCCTTGTATCCTGCTCACTTGACGTTGGGCCAGATCCGCACTGACGTCAAACACGGGAAACTGTACCAGGGTACTTTTCATGCTTCAAGAGATAATTTCTTAGAGGGTACTGCATCTGTCAGTGGATTTGATAAACCG ATTCTTCTCCAAGGCCACATAGGCATCAACAGGGCAGTAGACGGTGACTTGGTCGCCGTAGAAGTGTTCCCTAAAGAGGAATGGCGGAAACCAAGCGACATCGTTCTTGAGGACAAG GCAGATGACCCAGGAGACCTGTTAGAAGAAGAGGCTGTGCTATTGAAGAACGCCAAGCCGACGAGCGATGATGAGATCACACCCACGGGCAAAGTTGTGGGCATCATCCGGAGAAAGTGGAGACAGTACTGTGGAATACTGATGCCTAGTAAATTCCCAG GTGCTACACGTCATCTTTTCACGCCGGCGGAGCGTCGCATCCCGCGCGTACGGATCGAGACGCGGCAGAGCGACGTACTAGCCTCGCAGCGAATTCTGGTTGCGCTGGACTCCTGGCCAAGGAACAGCCGCTACCCGCTAGGACACTTCGTGCGAGCACTTGGGCCTATAG GGGACAAGGACGCTGAGAACGAAGTACTTCTCCTAGAGCATGACGTACCTCACGCGCGATTCAGTGAAGCTGTCCTTGCGTGTCTACCGCCTACTGACTGGACCATCACGGACGAG GAAGTGAAGAAGCGTGTAGACCTCCGCGGCATCACGATCTGCTCCGTAGACCCGCCCGGCTGTACGGATATCGACGACGCTTTACACGCGCGATCCATTCCCGGTCTGACT catgaATTATTTGAACGGCAGGTTGGTGTCCACATTGCTGACGTGACTCACTTCGTGAGACCGAACACGGCGCTGGACAAGGAGGCAGCACTCAGATCTACCACGGTGTACTTGGTCGATAAGAGAATCGACATGGTCCCAG ATCTGCTAAGTTCTAACTTGTGCTCTCTACGCGGCGGCGAAGAGCGATTGGCTTTCTCCTGCGTCTGGGAGATCGACGAGAATGCCAACATCCTCTCTACCAAGTTCCACAAGAGTGTCATCAAG TCGGCAGCCGCGATGACGTACGAGGAGGCACAGCTGACGATCGACGACGCGAACCGACACGACGCCGTGGCGACGTCGTTACGGATACTGAACGCGCTCGCCAAGAAACTCAAGAAGAAGAGGATGGACAACGGCGCGCTCTTGCTCGCCTCGCCTGAGATACGCTTCCAG GTGGACTCAGAAACGCACGACCCAATAGAAGTGCAAGCGAAGAAGATAGTGGACACAAACTCCATGGTGGAAGAGTTCATGTTGCTAGCCAACGTGAGCGTTGCAGAGAAGTTGGCCGCTGAGTTCCCACAGTGTGCACTGTTGCGGCGGCATCCTTCGCCGCCACCGGGCAATTTCACATCGTTCCTGAAGGCTGCGAGGCAACAG GGCTTCGAAATCGACGTAGCAACGAACAAATCCTTCTCAGCTTCACTCGACGCAGCGCGCATCCCGGACCGTCCGTTCTTCAATACTTTACTCCGAATCATGGCGACCCGGTGCATGCAGCAAGCAGTCTACTTCTCTAGTGGGTCTCTGGCGCAAGAGGAGTTCTACCACTACGGTCTGGCGTGTCCGATTTATACGCACTTCACGTCGCCTATACGAAG ATACGCCGACGTCATAGTCCACCGTCTACTAGCCGCGTGTATAGGCGCCGATGTCACCCACGCCACTCTCCTCGATACGAAAGAAGCGGGCGCCATTTGTGACAACCTCAACTACAGGCACAGACAAGCCCAGTACGCAGGTCGAGCGTCCGTAGCGCTTAATACACAT ATCCTGTTCAAGAACCGCGTGGAGACAGAATCGGCGGTGGTCCTCGCTGTGAAGAGGAACGCGATACAAGTGCTCATCCCCAAATACGGGCTAGAGGGGCCCATCTACCTTCCTGAGGACAAGTTCACCTACAATGAGGAG GAGAACATCCAAATCTGTGGAGGAACAACCCTGAAGACATTCGACGAGCTAACAGTCCGCCTGAGCCTGGACAGCACCAACCCTCAGCACAGGAAGCTAGCCTTCCAGCTGGTACAGCCCCACATCCCAG GCATggattatttatatgtatag